From one Anabas testudineus chromosome 18, fAnaTes1.2, whole genome shotgun sequence genomic stretch:
- the dtx4a gene encoding E3 ubiquitin-protein ligase DTX4a, translated as MLLASAVVVWEWLNEHGRWRPYSPAVCHHIEAVIQSDPRCGSVVLGQVDSRLSPYIIDLHSMHQFRQDTGTLRPVRRSFYDPTSAPGQGWLWEWENDAGSWTAYDTEVGIAIQAARDRQQPWLDLAPLGFCYLIDFESMTQINGQTQRCRRIQRRADLAYPLVSGPLPKSHHAWGPMSMSGHGGLLGVDVSGVGMGIRMSSSGTGNGSAYPSGALPASAITSLGQPCACQQCMLVLSVKAGTMSTAHTLGRRPPQTKPPSPKISSLSVPGGTVGSLTLPRPPSLARSLSPNRTSMVGATGGFSMGGMGGAGGVGIVSGGGIGSTSLGFGGGFAHSLSLLGSATAALSLSSTRPPPPPLPPPPPPPPPPSTTPSSIATSVPHPSTSASLSVSCSAPTAPAPGPPLISTAASTCTPSPSARVLGPVSSSGAAACAAPLPPRSSLAGLSRPALQRIAMAQSRALIASGVPTVPVKNLNGSSPVHPALAGITGILMSAAGLPVCLTRPPKLVLHPPPVSKSDIKPVPGLGHCCRKTTKKQARKGKTPEEVVKRYLQKVRNPPEEDCTICMEALAGPSGYKGPGVGGISRAESVGRLAQCGHQYHLQCLVAMYNNGNKDGSLQCPTCKTIYGVKTGNQPPGKMEYHVIPHSLPGHPDCKTIRIIYNIPPGIQGPEHPNPGKPFTARGFPRHCYLPDSEKGRKVLRLLLVAWDRRLIFSVGTSSTTGESDTVIWNEVHHKTEFGSNLTGHGYPDPGHLDNVLEELKAQGITEEECLPRD; from the exons ATGTTACTAGCATCCGCCGTAGTGGTATGGGAATGGCTGAACGAGCACGGACGCTGGCGGCCCTACAGCCCGGCTGTCTGTCATCACATCGAGGCAGTCATCCAGAGCGACCCGCGGTGTGGTAGTGTTGTCCTCGGCCAGGTGGACTCTCGCCTCTCGCCCTATATCATCGATTTGCATTCCATGCACCAGTTCCGACAAGACACAG GTACCCTTCGACCGGTACGACGCAGCTTCTACGACCCTACTTCAGCACCTGGCCAGGGCTGGTTGTGGGAGTGGGAGAACGACGCTGGCAGTTGGACAGCGTACGATACGGAGGTGGGCATCGCCATCCAGGCAGCACGTGATCGTCAGCAGCCCTGGCTGGACCTGGCGCCGCTGGGTTTCTGCTACCTCATTGACTTCGAAAGCATGACCCAAATCAACGGGCAGACGCAGCGCTGCCGACGTATCCAGCGCCGCGCCGATCTGGCTTACCCACTGGTGTCCGGCCCCTTGCCCAAGTCCCATCATGCATGGGGACCCATGTCCATGTCCGGCCATGGAGGACTGCTGGGGGTGGATGTATCAGGAGTAGGCATGGGGATCCGGATGAGCAGCAGTGGGACTGGAAATGGGAGTGCGTACCCCAGTGGGGCGCTCCCTGCCTCAGCCATCACCTCTCTGGGACAGCCCTGTGCATGTCAGCAATGCATGTTGGTGCTGAGCGTGAAGGCAGGCACCATGTCGACCGCACACACTCTTGGTCGCAGACCACCACAGACCAAACCGCCAAGTCCCAAAATCAGCAGCCTCTCTGTCCCAGGAGGGACAGTTGGCTCGCTAACGCTCCCTCGGCCTCCTTCCCTGGCCCGATCACTTTCCCCAAACAGAACTTCTATGGTTGGGGCAACAGGAGGGTTCAGCATGGGTGGAATGGGTGGGGCAGGAGGTGTAGGTATCGTCAGTGGTGGTGGTATTGGCAGCACCAGCCTTGGTTTTGGAGGAGGCTTCGCCcactctctttccctccttgGCTCAGCTACCgccgccctctctctctcttctacccgtcctcctcctcctcctctcccccctcctccaccacctcctcctccaccctccaccacGCCCTCTTCTATTGCCACCTCTGTCCCACACCCCTCCacctctgcctccctctctgtgtcctgtTCTGCCCCGACAGCGCCTGCTCCAGGCCCTCCTCTCATCTCCACCGCTGCCTCCACGTGCACGCCCTCGCCTTCTGCCCGTGTCCTGGGTCCAGTGTCTTCATCCGGGGCTGCTGCCTGTGCCGCCCCTCTGCCGCCGCGGTCGAGCCTAGCGGGACTGAGCCGACCTGCGCTGCAGCGAATAGCCATGGCTCAGTCACGTGCCCTTATCGCCTCTGG TGTGCCAACCGTTCCAGTGAAGAACCTAAATGGATCGAGCCCCGTTCATCCTGCTCTGGCAG GTATCACAGGCATCCTTATGAGCGCAGCAGGACTTCCTGTTTGCCTGACCCGTCCGCCCAAGTTGGTGCTTCACCCTCCACCTGTCAGCAAGAGTGATATCAAGCCTGTACCGGGACTGGGCCACTGCTGCCGCAAGACCACCAAGAAGCAGGCCCGCAAAG gcaAGACTCCCGAGGAGGTGGTGAAGCGGTACCTTCAGAAAGTTCGTAATCCCCCAGAAGAA GACTGCACCATCTGCATGGAGGCCCTGGCTGGACCATCTGGGTACAAGGGCCCCGGCGTGGGCGGCATCTCCAGGGCTGAGTCAGTGGGTCGCCTGGCACAGTGCGGTCACCAGTATCACCTCCAGTGTCTTGTAGCTATGTACAACAACGGCAACAAGGATGGCAGCCTGCAGTGCCCCACCTGCAAGACCATCTATGGGGTCAAGACCGGCAACCAGCCCCCCGGCAAGATGGAGTACCATGTCATCCCCCACTCACTGCCTGGCCATCCTGACTGCAAAACAATCCGGATCATTTACAACATCCCTCCCGGCATCCAG GGCCCAGAGCACCCAAATCCAGGCAAACCATTCACCGCCCGCGGGTTCCCCAGACACTGCTATCTCCCCGACAGCGAGAAGGGACGCAAG GTTCTGAGGCTGCTTCTGGTCGCGTGGGACCGCAGGCTCATTTTTTCTGTGGGCACGTCCAGCACCACCGGAGAGTCCGACACGGTCATCTGGAACGAGGTGCACCACAAGACGGAGTTCGGCTCTAATCTGACAGGCCACGGCTACCCAGACCCGGGCCACTTGGATAACGTTCTCGAAGAGCTCAAGGCCCAGGGCATCACCGAGGAGGAGTGTCTACCCAGAGACTGA
- the si:ch211-119e14.1 gene encoding uncharacterized protein si:ch211-119e14.1 gives MGEDSNATKTVLILCFSLLGLVVLLIIFYKKLNKEADGKYTVRNIVYRKGGIRDRVRGAALAVGTCLGVRLWPSSETEEDGEEMQEIQDEEGQVEEGDEQGSDSEGDDEEEQSGERKGKEGDSSDDDSSSQGSNQEEQAKLKDQQEGETEEKREKKEETVEEEGAKGEASGGPGLLIDLKQFSGSAIWSEEGRCEVKDGDVTAL, from the coding sequence ATGGGTGAAGATAGTAACGCCACTAAAACTGTGCTGATCCTTTGCTTCTCCCTACTTGGCCTGGTTGTGCTGCTGATCATCTTTTACAAGAAGTTGAACAAAGAGGCTGATGGAAAATATACCGTCCGGAACATCGTGTACAGGAAAGGAGGGATCAGGGACCGGGTGAGAGGTGCAGCATTAGCTGTGGGAACATGTCTCGGGGTCCGGCTCTGGCCTAGCAGTGAaacagaggaggatggagaggaaatGCAGGAGATCCAAGATGAGGAAGGACAGGTGGAGGAGGGTGATGAGCAGGGGAGTGACAGCGAGGGGGATGACGAGGAAGAGCAGAGTGGtgagagaaagggaaaagaaGGAGACTCATCGGATGATGACTCGAGTTCTCAGGGTTCGAACCAGGAGGAGCAAGCGAAGCTAAAAGATCAACAAGAGggtgagacagaggagaagagggagaaaaaggaggagacagTGGAAGAAGAGGGAGCTAAAGGGGAAGCCAGTGGAGGGCCTGGGTTGTTGATAGACCTAAAGCAGTTCTCTGGAAGTGCCATCTGGTCTGAAGAAGGGAGATGTGAGGTTAAGGATGGAGACGTGACCGCACTGTGA
- the msantd1 gene encoding myb/SANT-like DNA-binding domain-containing protein 1, with the protein MAAEDGFSYLGHSEKHRRAPNWTDGEMKALLYVWEEHHNELKISKRNAKVYEKMSQRFFQLTGEQRFKEEIKMKITNMSFQYRRLKATVGESGETPDWPYYKAIEKILSKPLENGRVNSLEFQASAAGPSTSSQSTDMNLAAQSEEGVMGFLPEYTGSSDEMEIKQELDSLSSDSEHTQGSSSHPISARKRYANKHLSMKRKKLRVMQAMLQQQRRSNRAIEETCREVRRAMHQQNLLQVQCLQLQERMMNLLEKMIQPPSATSASWGQSGAKDPGKL; encoded by the exons ATGGCAGCCGAAGATGGTTTCAGCTACCTAGGCCACAGTGAGAAACACAGACGGGCCCCGAACTGGACTGATGGTGAAATGAAAGCCCTCCTTTACGTGTGGGAGGAACACCACAACGAACTTAAAATAAGCAAGAGGAACGCTAAGGTTTACGAGAAGATGTCCCAGAGGTTTTTTCAGCTAACTGGAGAGCAGAGGTTCAAAGAGGAGATCAAGATGAAAATCACCAACATGTCCTTCCAGTACAG GCGATTGAAAGCCACAGTTGGTGAAAGCGGTGAGACCCCGGACTGGCCGTACTATAAGGCCATCGAGAAGATCCTCTCAAAGCCGCTGGAGAACGGGCGAGTGAACTCTTTGGAGTTCCAGGCCTCCGCCGCAGGTCCCTCCACTTCCTCCCAGTCTACAGACATGAACCTGGCGGCTCAGTCAGAAGAGGGGGTGATGGGGTTCCTGCCGGAGTACACGGGCTCTTCAGATGAAATGGAGATTAAGCAAGAGCTGGACTCTTTGAGCTctgacagtgaacacacacagggCTCCAG CTCACATCCTATTTCAGCCAGGAAGAGATATGCCAACAAGCACCTATcaatgaagaggaagaaactaCGGGTGATGCAGGCCATGCTGCAGCAACAAAGGAGGTCGAACCGGGCTATAGAGGAAACATGCAGGGAGGTCCGTCGAGCCATGCACCAGCAGAACCTACTTCAGGTCCAgtgtctgcagctgcaggagcGTATGATGAATCTTTTGGAGAAGATGATCCAGCCTCCGTCTGCGACATCAGCATCTTGGGGTCAGAGTGGGGCCAAAGATCCAGGGAAGCTATGA